The Anomalospiza imberbis isolate Cuckoo-Finch-1a 21T00152 chromosome 7, ASM3175350v1, whole genome shotgun sequence genome has a window encoding:
- the NOP58 gene encoding nucleolar protein 58, with protein sequence MLVLFETAAGYAIFKVLNEKKLQEVDSLWKEFETPEKANKIVKLKHFEKFQDTTEALAASTALVEGKLSKNLKKILKKIVAKDAHEQLAVADAKLGGVIKEKLNLSCIHSPMVTELMRGIRSQIEGLITGLPSREMAAMCLGLAHSLSRYKLKFSPDKVDTMIIQAISLLDDLDKELNNYIMRCREWYGWHFPELGKIITDNLTYCKCVRKVGDRSNFASSDVSDILPEEIEEDVKAAAEISMGTEVSEEDINNIIHLCDQVIEISEYRTQLYDYLKNRMMAIAPNLTVMVGELVGARLIAHAGSLLNLAKHPASTVQLLGAEKALFRALKTKRDTPKFGLIYHASLVGQSNTKNKGKISRMLAAKTALTIRYDALGEDTSAEMGAENRLKVETRLRLLEERGIRRISGTGKALAKTDKYQNKSEVKVFDPSGDSTLPVVSKKRKIQEVDEQDTEVAVKAKKFKAEMKEGTAVEDGEPVKKKKKKKDKEKQAEEEMVLSEELPTSPIIENTEKKKKKKKKMKDEGED encoded by the exons GCTACGCCATCTTCAAG gttcTGAATGAGAAAAAGCTTCAAGAAGTTGACAGTCTGTGGAAAGAATTTGAAActcctgaaaaagcaaacaaaat agTAAAGCTGAAACACTTTGAAAAATTTCAGGACACAACAGAAGCACTTGCTG CATCCACAGCTCTTGTAGAAGGCAAGCTCAGCAAGAACTTGAAAAAGATTCTCAAGAAGATCGTGGCAAAAGATGCCCACGAGCAGTTGGCTGTGGCAGATGCCAAACTTGGAGGTGTCATAAAG GAGAAGCTGAATTTGAGTTGTATACACAGCCCAATGGTTACAGAGCTGATGAGAGGAATTCGCTCACAGATTGAAGGGCTCATAACAGGCCTCCCTTCTCGAGAGATGGCAGCTATGTGCCTGGGTCTGGCACACAG CCTTTCCCGATACAAGCTGAAATTCAGCCCAGACAAAGTAGATACCATGATTATCCAGGCAATTT CTCTTCTTGATGACTTGGACAAAGAACTGAATAACTACATCATGCGCTGTCGGGAATGGTACGGTTGGCACTTCCCTGAACTGGGCAAAATCATCACAGATAACCTGACATACTGTAAATGCGTGCGGAAAGTCG GAGACAGAAGCAATTTTGCTTCCTCTGATGTTTCTGACATCCTTCCAGAGGAGATTGAGGAGGATGTGAAGGCTGCTGCTGAGATTTCTATGGGGACAGAAGTATCAGAAGAAGATATAAACAACATAATCCATCTCTGTGATCAG GTGATTGAAATCTCTGAGTATCGGACACAGCTCTATGACTACCTGAAGAACAGAATGATGGCCATTGCTCCCAATCTCACTGTCATGGTGGGAGAACTAGTGGGAGCAAGGCTCATTGCTCATGCAG GTTCCCTTCTGAATCTGGCAAAACATCCAGCTTCTACGGTTCAGTTACTGGGTGCTGAGAAGGCACTCTTCAGAGCACTGAAGACTAAAAGGGACACACCTAAGTTTGGCCTTATCTATCATGCCTCCCTGGTGGGACAAAGCAATACCAAAAATAAAGGGAAG ATTTCTCGAATGCTGGCAGCCAAGACTGCCTTGACTATTCGTTACGATGCCCTTGGAGAGGACACCAGTGCTGAAATGGGAGCTGAGAACAGGCTAAAAGTAGAGACAAGACTGAGGCTTTTAGAAGAGAGAGGG ATCAGAAGAATAAGTGGCACTGGAAAAGCCTTGGCCAAGACAGACAAGTATCAAAACAAGAG TGAAGTAAAAGTGTTTGACCCCTCTGGTGACTCAACACTCCCTGTTGTTTCCAAGAAGCGCAAAATTCAGGAGGTGGATGAACAAGACACAGAGGTTGCAGTGAAAGCAAAGAAGTTCAAAGCAGAGATGAAAG AAGGGACAGCTGTAGAAGATGGTGAACCtgtcaaaaagaagaaaaagaaaaaggataagGAAAAACAAGCTGAAGAAGAGATGGTACTGAGTGAGGAACTCCCCACCAGCCCCATAATTGAG